In Eucalyptus grandis isolate ANBG69807.140 chromosome 4, ASM1654582v1, whole genome shotgun sequence, the following proteins share a genomic window:
- the LOC120292537 gene encoding disease resistance protein RPS2-like produces the protein MEKPEDFLKGQWGTDLTILRLGSLVDGVVKNCGGLPLFIVSLAKRLKRGDLATWRNALNIEGSDVKSQVELNYKDLEDDRIRLVFLVCALDSGRTSTRDFLIYCMDCDHKVFFRMHDIFVDVAISIASTEWNALVGRKGDGFKKWSKDELRKSMAISFPRVGIEELPEKLDCPNLKMLLLLERQSSLQIPPSFFESMEKLQVLDISGLSFTSLPTSIELLENLKSLCLDHCHLEDVTVIGKLKGLQFLSFRYSTIARLPKEIGGLTELRFLDLRECLGLKIIESGVLRSLVNLEELYMEDSFGQWEDEDKTPQNNASLAELKNMKNLSILSITIPYSVNLSRDLPFGKLNEYNIQIGEVWGWLGKNNESRTLKLKLDSGNLLHEEWVHKCLQRTQDLHLDGLQDGNDSIHDLCVEGFQELKHLHVQNSPSFQYVVHSTEIVQCTTFTKLESFFLRI, from the exons ATGGAGAAGCCCGAAGACTTTTTGAAAGGACAATGGGGGACAGATTTAACGATCCTGAGATTAGGAAGCTTGGTGGATGGAGTAGTCAagaattgtggaggcttgccACTTTTTATTGTTTCGTTGGCAAAAAGGTTGAAGCGTGGAGATTTAGCTACATGGAGGAATGCATTGAATATAGAAGGGTCAGATGTAAAATCACAAGTGGAACTAAATTACAAAGACTTAGAAGATGACAGAATCAGATTGGTGTTCTTGGTTTGTGCTCTAGACTCTGGGAGAACTTCCACGAGGGATTTCCTCATCTACTGCATGG ATTGTGATCACAAGGTATTTTTCCGAATGCACGACATATTTGTTGACGTGGCCATCTCTATTGCTTCCACGGAATGGAACGCCTTGGTCGGCAGGAAGGGTGATGGGTTTAAAAAATGGTCAAAGGATGAGCTCAGAAAGAGCATGGCGATATCTTTCCCTAGGGTTGGCATTGAGGAGCTTCCTGAAAAATTGGACTGCCCAAACTTGAAGATGCTTCTACTACTCGAACGCCAATCATCTCTCCAAATTCCCCCATCGTTTTTTGAATCTATGGAGAAGCTCCAAGTCTTGGACATTAGTGGCTTATCTTTTACCTCTCTGCCTACGTCGATTGAGCTCCTTGAAAACCTCAAGTCCCTCTGTCTTGATCACTGCCATCTAGAGGATGTGACTGTCATTGGAAAGCTAAAAGGATTGCAGTTCCTAAGTTTCCGTTACTCTACAATCGCTCGGCTGCCCAAAGAAATAGGTGGATTAAcggaattgagatttttggacttGAGGGAGTGCCTTGGACTCAAAATTATTGAATCGGGCGTGCTCAGaagcttggttaatttagaagaaCTTTATATGGAAGATAGTTTTGGTCAATGGGAGGACGAGGATAAAACACCACAAAATAATGCTAGCCTAGCTGAGTTgaagaacatgaagaatttgAGCATTCTGTCCATTACCATTCCTTATTCTGTCAATCTCTCGAGAGACTTGCCATTTGGGAAATTGAACGAGTATAATATCCAAATTGGGGAAGTTTGGGGTTGGTTGGGCAAAAACAATGAATCCAGAACTTTAAAGCTCAAGCTGGATTCAGGCAATCTTCTTCATGAAGAGTGGGTGCATAAGTGTTTGCAAAGAACACAAGATCTCCACTTGGATGGATTGCAAGATGGCAATGATAGCATTCATGATTTGTGCGTCGAAGGTTTTCAGGAGTTGAAGCATCTTCACGTACAAAATAGCCCCtcatttcagtatgttgttcacTCCACGGAGATTGTCCAGTGCACTACATTTACGAAATTGGAATCGTTTTTCTTAAGAATCTAA
- the LOC108956460 gene encoding uncharacterized protein LOC108956460 gives MMTFFSFERKQQLMRADRGLQQALGHINSGLSLPVFFNEKVEFPNMESMKILHMDILEKIWLDDLASNAFGKLKTLVVQYCDKLSSIFSSYTMLTRFQNLEKIVVTDCESLEAVFNIQEFNFSEARSTSSFMLRELVLMRLPKMKHVWSGISQGGLSFRSLRCMKVIECESLKSLFPSLVAKNMTQLEELLVQSCGVEQIITKEDGVGMSTCNLFFRRLANLTLLELPDLRSFYENSHTSTWPLLKELRVRHCGKMRSFSAACEIQNCQGTTTNENQPPLFSSEKVIPHLKALTLVREDIETLQHYCFGNLKDLALGCYHDENVVFPSNFLLHKFPNLEILSVICSSFEEVFPEDASGHGGSTPYGGLSNVEKPLKVLGNLKQFELLYLCNLKQVWKDGSVMAEILKQIEFLFIWDCPSLSIVLPSSASFQRLKQLEVKDCASLVHMGTCSAVISLMQLTWLILRNCSTMEDVVTDDGNRAEEISFPKLKWLILDSLPSLESFSPTNFPFRFPLLKRVVITQCPKMNLFCMGALRTPNVDKVFLSNEDDEGCWEGDLNTTIQTLST, from the exons ATGATGACATTCTTTTCATTCGAAAGAAAGCAACAATTGATGAGAGCTGATAGAGGTTTACAACAAGCATTGGGTCATATCAACTCTGGCTTGTCCTTGCCtgtttttttcaatgaaaag GTTGAGTTTCCCAATATGGAGTCGATGAAGATCTTGCACATGGATATCTTGGAGAAAATATGGCTTGATGATCTTGCTTCAAATGCCTTTGGCAAACTCAAGACTCTAGTAGTGCAGTATTGTGACAAACTTTCATCCATATTTTCATCTTATACTATGCTCACGAGATTTCAAAATCTAGAGAAGATAGTCGTAACTGATTGTGAGTCCTTAGAAGCGGTATTTAACATCCAAGAGTTCAATTTTAGTGAAGCTCGTTCTACAAGCTCTTTCATGTTGAGAGAATTAGTTTTGATGCGGCTCCCAAAAATGAAGCATGTGTGGAGTGGAATTTCTCAAGGAGGTCTTTCCTTTAGAAGCTTACGATGCATGAAAGTTATCGAGTGTGAGAGTCTCAAAAGTTTATTTCCAAGCTTGGTGGCAAAAAATATGACACAACTTGAAGAACTTCTAGTACAATCTTGTGGAGTGGAGCAAATAATAACAAAGGAAGATGGAGTAGGCATGAGTACATGTAATCTCTTCTTTCGACGATTGGCCAACCTAACGTTACTTGAGTTGCCGGACCTAAGGAGCTTCTATGAGAATAGTCATACTTCAACATGGCCACTCTTGAAGGAATTGCGAGTTAGACACTGTGGTAAGATGAGGTCTTTCTCAGCTGCTTGTGAAATTCAAAACTGCCAAGGTACAACTACCAACGAGAACCAACCTCCACTCTTTTCTTCGGAAAAG GTCATTCCGCACTTGAAGGCATTGACATTAGTGAGGGAGGATATTGAGACGCTGCAACATTACTGCTTTGGCAATCTCAAAGATCTGGCTTTGGGATGCTACCATGATGAAAATGTCGTTTTTCCCTCCAACTTCCTTCTCCACAAATTCCCCAATCTAGAAATTCTTTCTGTGATCTGTAGTTCCTTCGAGGAAGTATTTCCAGAAGATGCATCGGGACATGGGGGATCAACTCCCTATGGAGGACTTAGTAACGTGGAGAAACCTCTCAAGGTACTTGGAAATCTGAAACAATTTGAGCTGTTGTACCTATGTAACTTGAAGCAAGTTTGGAAAGATGGCTCCGTGATGGCTGAAATCCTTAAACAGATTGAATTTCTATTCATTTGGGATTGCCCTAGTTTGTCAATCGTGCTTCCATCCTCGGCTTCATTCCAAAGATTGAAGCAGTTGGAAGTAAAGGATTGCGCTAGTTTAGTTCATATGGGAACTTGCTCAGCAGTGATAAGTCTGATGCAACTTACTTGGCTAATCCTAAGAAATTGCAGTACAATGGAAGATGTGGTAACAGATGATGGAAATAGAGCAGAGGAGATCTCTTTCCCTAAGCTAAAATGGTTGATACTTGACAGTTTACCAAGCCTTGAGAGCTTCTCCCCCACAAATTTCCCCTTCAGGTTCCCATTATTAAAGCGTGTTGTCATCACACAGTGCCCCAAGATGAATCTATTCTGCATGGGTGCCTTGAGGACACCAAACGTAGATAAAGTATTCCTCTCCAACGAGGATGACGAAGGATGTTGGGAGGGGGACCTTAATACCACCATCCAAACCTTATCAACATGA